Proteins encoded within one genomic window of Bacillus sp. F19:
- the uxaC gene encoding glucuronate isomerase: protein MKKFMDDDFLLDYESSKILYHEYAKDMPIYDYHCHLSPEEIAENKQFRNLTEIWLNGDHYKWRAMRANGISEHLITGSASDKEKFDAWAKTMPSCIGNPLYHWTHLELKRYFNIDLPLSEKTGDEIWERCNHLLLQKDFSAQSIIKKSNVQVICTTDDPADSLSYHKEIQANERIETAVLPAFRPDKGIEITKQGFLRYIEKLSKAANIEINGYQDLVKAFENRVDYFHEAGCRVSDHGFDHLFYEEATLEEVSAIFDKTIQGQSITLSEENKYKTYTLLHLVKLYHSHGWAMQLHIGAIRNNNTKMFKKIGPDAGFDSMNDFELAKPLNQFLNRLDRENELPKTILYNLNPAHNPIIASAVGNFQNEEARGKLQFGTGWWFNDQKDGMIRQMTDLASIGMISNFVGMVTDSRSFLSYTRHEYFRRILCNLIGGWVHKGEAPDDYELLGQMVQDISYNNAKTYFEIAR from the coding sequence TTGAAAAAATTTATGGATGACGATTTTCTATTAGATTACGAAAGCTCTAAGATTCTCTACCATGAATATGCAAAAGATATGCCAATCTATGATTACCACTGTCATTTAAGTCCTGAAGAAATTGCGGAAAACAAGCAGTTCCGAAACCTGACGGAAATCTGGCTGAACGGCGATCACTATAAATGGAGAGCCATGCGTGCAAATGGCATCAGCGAACATTTGATTACAGGCAGCGCAAGCGATAAGGAAAAGTTTGATGCATGGGCAAAAACAATGCCATCCTGTATCGGGAATCCCCTTTATCATTGGACACACTTGGAGCTGAAGCGATATTTCAACATTGATTTGCCGCTGAGTGAAAAAACAGGAGACGAAATCTGGGAGCGCTGCAATCATCTGCTTTTGCAGAAGGATTTTTCTGCACAGTCCATCATAAAAAAATCAAATGTTCAAGTGATTTGCACAACAGATGATCCGGCAGATTCGCTTTCCTATCATAAGGAAATTCAAGCAAATGAAAGGATAGAGACAGCCGTTCTGCCAGCTTTTCGTCCGGATAAAGGCATAGAAATTACGAAGCAAGGTTTTCTTCGTTACATAGAGAAGCTATCTAAAGCAGCAAATATCGAAATCAACGGCTACCAAGATTTAGTAAAGGCTTTTGAAAATAGAGTCGATTATTTCCACGAAGCAGGGTGCAGAGTGTCAGACCATGGTTTTGACCATCTTTTCTATGAAGAAGCAACACTGGAAGAAGTTTCAGCGATATTTGATAAGACAATTCAAGGTCAATCCATCACCTTATCTGAAGAAAATAAGTATAAGACATATACACTTCTTCATCTGGTGAAGTTGTATCATTCTCATGGCTGGGCGATGCAGCTGCACATTGGGGCGATCCGCAATAACAATACAAAAATGTTTAAGAAAATAGGCCCTGATGCAGGGTTTGATTCCATGAACGATTTTGAACTGGCTAAGCCGCTGAATCAGTTTCTGAATCGTCTTGACAGAGAGAATGAGCTGCCAAAGACCATTCTCTATAATTTGAATCCTGCTCACAATCCGATCATTGCATCAGCCGTCGGGAATTTTCAAAATGAAGAAGCAAGAGGGAAGCTTCAATTTGGCACAGGCTGGTGGTTTAACGATCAAAAAGACGGGATGATCCGCCAGATGACAGACCTTGCAAGTATAGGGATGATCAGCAATTTTGTGGGTATGGTGACGGATTCCCGGAGTTTCCTATCTTATACAAGACATGAATACTTCCGCAGGATTCTATGTAACTTAATCGGCGGCTGGGTTCATAAAGGCGAAGCACCAGATGACTATGAACTACTCGGACAAATGGTGCAGGATATTTCCTATAACAATGCGAAAACATATTTTGAGATTGCTAGATAA
- the uxuA gene encoding mannonate dehydratase yields MQMTFRWYGDNDPVTLQKIRQIPGMTGIVSAIYDIPVGEAWPYDKIIGLKKKVEESGLSLSVIESVPVHEDIKLGLPSRDRYIENYKTAIRNLSRAGIKIVCYNFMPVFDWTRSSLDYELEDGSTALIYEEEKVKQMNPINGDLKLPGWDTSYEPEQLKNLLNQYQNVSEEKLWANLSYFIKEIIPVAEEEEVKMAIHPDDPPWSIFGLPRIINSKENLDRFVNLYESPYNGLCLCSGSLGANPAHDFPEFVRYFGSKGKINFVHLRNIKWTGEKSFQESAHLSTDGSLDMYEIVRALREVDFSGPARPDHGRMIWGETGKPGYGLYDRALGAAYLNGLWEAATKEKNRQAETGNKYEDSFSN; encoded by the coding sequence ATGCAAATGACATTTCGCTGGTATGGAGATAATGATCCTGTTACCTTACAAAAGATACGACAGATTCCAGGTATGACTGGAATTGTATCCGCTATTTACGATATCCCTGTCGGGGAGGCCTGGCCTTATGACAAAATTATTGGGCTCAAAAAGAAGGTTGAAGAGAGCGGCTTAAGCTTAAGTGTAATAGAGAGCGTCCCTGTTCATGAGGACATAAAGCTCGGCCTTCCTTCCAGAGATCGATATATAGAAAACTACAAAACTGCGATTCGGAATTTATCCAGGGCTGGAATTAAGATTGTATGTTATAACTTTATGCCTGTCTTTGACTGGACTCGTTCATCACTTGACTATGAATTAGAAGATGGCTCCACAGCTCTTATTTATGAAGAAGAAAAAGTAAAGCAAATGAATCCGATAAACGGGGACTTAAAGCTGCCGGGCTGGGATACAAGCTATGAACCGGAGCAATTGAAAAACCTGCTGAATCAATATCAGAATGTATCGGAAGAGAAATTGTGGGCGAATCTCTCGTATTTTATTAAAGAAATCATTCCGGTTGCCGAGGAAGAGGAAGTCAAAATGGCTATTCATCCGGATGATCCGCCATGGTCAATCTTCGGACTGCCGAGAATCATTAACAGTAAAGAAAACTTAGACAGATTCGTCAATCTTTATGAAAGTCCATACAACGGACTTTGTTTATGCAGCGGGTCGCTCGGTGCAAATCCAGCTCATGATTTCCCTGAATTTGTCCGTTATTTTGGCAGCAAAGGGAAGATCAATTTCGTTCACTTAAGAAACATTAAATGGACAGGTGAAAAATCCTTTCAGGAATCTGCCCATCTTTCAACGGACGGTTCATTGGATATGTATGAAATTGTCCGTGCCTTAAGAGAAGTTGATTTTTCAGGACCGGCAAGACCGGATCATGGCAGAATGATCTGGGGAGAAACAGGAAAACCGGGTTATGGTTTGTATGACCGCGCACTTGGTGCTGCGTATCTAAATGGTTTGTGGGAAGCTGCAACTAAAGAAAAAAACAGACAAGCCGAAACGGGGAATAAATATGAAGATTCCTTTTCAAATTGA
- a CDS encoding SDR family oxidoreductase: protein MKIPFQIDLEGKVAVVTGGSGVLCSQFAKALAACGAKTAVISRRQESVERVAEEIRAAGGTAIALSADVLDKTSLERAKAEVNEKLGPCSILINGAGGNHPKGNTDKEYYFNEDLNNSEINTFFDLDSEGVRSVFDLNFLGTLQTTQVFGRDMGEGDVIINVSSMNAYTPLTKIPAYSGAKAAVSNFTQWLAVHMSKAGIRVNAIAPGFFLTEQNRNLLTNTDGSYTDRAKKILNQTPLERFGDPEDLNGTLLWLVSNEASRFVTGTVIPVDGGFSAYSGV from the coding sequence ATGAAGATTCCTTTTCAAATTGATTTAGAGGGAAAAGTGGCTGTCGTTACGGGTGGAAGCGGTGTTCTGTGCAGCCAATTTGCCAAAGCTCTTGCAGCATGCGGAGCAAAAACGGCAGTCATAAGCAGACGCCAGGAATCAGTAGAACGCGTTGCCGAAGAAATTCGTGCAGCTGGCGGGACTGCTATAGCACTATCTGCTGATGTGCTTGACAAAACAAGTCTTGAGCGGGCAAAAGCAGAAGTGAATGAAAAACTTGGCCCGTGCAGCATTCTAATAAATGGAGCAGGAGGCAATCACCCTAAAGGGAATACGGATAAAGAATACTATTTCAATGAGGACTTGAACAACTCAGAAATCAATACGTTTTTTGATTTGGATTCAGAAGGGGTCCGTTCAGTTTTTGATTTGAACTTTCTCGGAACCCTGCAGACCACTCAAGTGTTTGGCAGAGATATGGGCGAAGGTGATGTGATCATTAATGTCTCATCAATGAATGCCTATACCCCATTGACAAAAATTCCAGCTTACAGCGGGGCAAAAGCGGCAGTCAGCAACTTTACTCAATGGCTGGCAGTGCATATGTCAAAGGCAGGCATACGCGTCAATGCCATTGCACCTGGCTTTTTCTTAACAGAGCAAAATCGAAATTTATTAACGAACACAGATGGCAGCTACACCGATCGGGCTAAAAAGATTCTTAACCAGACACCGCTCGAGAGATTTGGAGATCCTGAGGATTTGAATGGAACACTGCTTTGGCTTGTCAGCAATGAAGCATCGCGATTTGTGACTGGAACGGTGATTCCGGTGGATGGCGGATTTTCAGCTTATTCAGGAGTTTGA
- a CDS encoding LD-carboxypeptidase: protein MITYPNLKNEATIGVTAPSSGVPSELHDILTQACTRMESRGYKVICGKTPWTQEKAKSAHFKTRAEEFNLMMQDEEIDLIIPPWGGELLMEMLELVDYDSIKQKWVLGYSDISLLLLAITLKTGMATAHGTNLVDLRGEKSDPATAMWENVLKTKSGESILQSSSGHYQNEWQHNNPTPHIFHLTQPTEWKTVSNWPEKAEGRLLGGCIDVIRHLAGTPFGDVKTFRKQHIPNEPILWYLENCELTTTDLRRSLVQLKLAGWFENCSGILFGRSAANHPVDDYTVLDVYNDLAEELDIPVIYDIDCGHQPPQITLINGAYAEVMAENGKGEVIQSFRE from the coding sequence ATGATTACCTACCCTAACTTAAAAAATGAAGCAACAATTGGAGTAACGGCTCCCTCATCAGGGGTTCCATCAGAATTACACGATATTCTTACCCAAGCATGCACCCGCATGGAATCTAGAGGGTACAAAGTGATCTGCGGAAAAACACCGTGGACGCAGGAAAAAGCAAAATCAGCTCATTTTAAAACTCGGGCAGAAGAATTTAACCTCATGATGCAGGACGAAGAAATCGATCTGATCATCCCTCCCTGGGGAGGCGAGCTTTTGATGGAAATGCTTGAACTTGTAGACTATGACTCAATCAAGCAGAAATGGGTGCTGGGCTATTCAGATATCAGTCTCCTTCTGCTTGCCATCACGCTAAAGACCGGAATGGCCACTGCTCATGGAACCAATCTTGTGGACTTAAGAGGCGAGAAATCCGATCCTGCAACAGCAATGTGGGAGAACGTTCTTAAGACAAAAAGCGGGGAATCAATTCTTCAATCCTCTTCAGGCCATTACCAGAATGAGTGGCAGCACAACAATCCGACTCCGCACATTTTTCATTTAACTCAACCTACAGAATGGAAGACCGTGTCCAATTGGCCAGAAAAAGCAGAAGGCCGATTGCTCGGAGGATGCATTGATGTAATCAGACATTTAGCCGGAACGCCTTTTGGCGATGTTAAAACCTTCAGGAAACAGCACATTCCAAATGAACCCATTCTCTGGTACTTAGAAAACTGCGAGCTGACAACAACCGATTTACGCAGATCCCTTGTGCAGCTAAAGTTAGCAGGATGGTTTGAAAACTGTTCGGGTATTTTGTTTGGAAGGAGTGCAGCAAATCATCCTGTCGATGATTATACAGTGTTGGATGTATACAATGATCTTGCTGAGGAACTGGATATTCCTGTAATATATGACATCGATTGCGGCCATCAGCCTCCTCAAATCACATTGATTAACGGGGCTTATGCGGAAGTTATGGCGGAGAATGGGAAAGGGGAGGTCATTCAGAGTTTTAGAGAATAA
- a CDS encoding YolD-like family protein translates to MILKALRRNKLVTVNYYIDGALQTLKGRVHNLDLSDQTLFLEDENKNIFSIRLAGIKEIY, encoded by the coding sequence ATGATCTTAAAAGCTTTGAGGCGAAATAAATTAGTAACGGTTAACTATTACATCGACGGTGCGCTTCAGACATTAAAAGGCCGCGTTCACAACCTGGACCTTAGTGATCAGACACTGTTTTTAGAGGACGAAAACAAGAATATCTTCTCTATCAGGCTTGCGGGAATTAAAGAAATTTATTAA
- a CDS encoding uroporphyrinogen-III synthase, translating into MGKGLEGKRIVIAGSRKTDEMSTLIEKQGGIPLVRSLQGTVFLAEEQVEPALRKFIHDGADWVIFTTGIGTETLLNLARKLGEEEGYLNRIHQAQIASRGYKTFAALKKLGLVPAAKDDDGTTRGLVHALENEDLKGKKIMVQLHGETAPALIQFLEEKGASVLQVLPYQHIAPDEAAVSLLCEEMLSRKVEAVCFTTAVQVREFFAYVKKKKYLPQILHAFETHVLPAAVGKITAEALMEEGVRNPLAPELERMGAMIIELAKFYDEAKKNKG; encoded by the coding sequence ATGGGAAAAGGCTTAGAAGGAAAGCGGATTGTTATCGCAGGCTCCCGCAAAACAGATGAAATGAGCACATTAATTGAAAAACAGGGAGGTATTCCTTTAGTCCGTTCTCTGCAGGGGACTGTTTTTCTGGCTGAGGAGCAGGTTGAACCGGCACTGCGGAAATTTATTCATGACGGTGCGGATTGGGTCATCTTTACAACGGGTATAGGAACGGAAACGCTTTTAAATCTTGCCCGGAAACTAGGGGAAGAGGAAGGTTATTTAAATAGAATTCATCAGGCGCAAATCGCATCCAGAGGGTATAAAACATTTGCTGCTTTGAAAAAGCTAGGTTTAGTGCCTGCGGCAAAAGATGATGACGGGACGACGAGAGGGCTTGTGCACGCTCTAGAAAATGAGGATTTGAAAGGTAAGAAGATCATGGTTCAGCTTCATGGGGAAACGGCTCCTGCTTTGATCCAATTTCTTGAAGAAAAGGGCGCCTCTGTTCTGCAGGTTTTGCCATATCAGCATATTGCTCCAGATGAAGCGGCAGTCAGCCTCCTTTGTGAGGAAATGCTGAGCCGTAAAGTAGAGGCTGTTTGTTTTACAACCGCGGTACAGGTACGCGAGTTTTTCGCTTATGTGAAAAAAAAGAAGTATCTGCCGCAAATCCTTCACGCATTTGAGACTCATGTTTTGCCGGCCGCTGTTGGAAAAATTACGGCAGAGGCATTGATGGAAGAAGGCGTCCGAAATCCGCTTGCACCCGAGCTTGAGAGAATGGGTGCCATGATCATTGAGCTTGCAAAGTTTTATGATGAAGCAAAAAAAAATAAAGGATGA
- the proB gene encoding glutamate 5-kinase, with translation MKKRIVVKIGSSSLTNRKGEIDQEKFTDHIAAIAALRKEGHEVLLVSSGAVAAGFRKLGYPARPVTLKGKQAAAAVGQSLLIQSYMEQLGSFGIIPAQILLTRNDFSKKDRYKNAYATIRELLDRGILPIINENDTVSVEELTFGDNDMLSALVSGLVQADQLIILTDINGLYDSNPRENPSAKKYDQLLEITDQMMQGAGCAGSLVGTGGMKSKLIAAKTALSLGVKIFIGAGMGSEKFIEILDGKGDGTYIGGDSRFFVNSSKQWIALHSLVRGKIYVDQGAELALTANGRSLLPAGIYDITGTFEAGDVVEVFGTNGLLGKGEVLYSSESLKQVMGKRSHELTDEIISIEVIHRDRWVKA, from the coding sequence ATGAAAAAACGAATTGTCGTCAAAATCGGCAGCAGCTCCTTAACGAACCGCAAAGGAGAAATCGATCAGGAGAAGTTTACGGATCACATTGCTGCAATCGCCGCCCTTAGAAAAGAAGGCCACGAGGTTTTGCTCGTCTCATCAGGAGCAGTGGCTGCGGGCTTCAGAAAGCTGGGCTATCCAGCGAGACCTGTCACCCTAAAAGGAAAGCAGGCAGCAGCAGCGGTTGGACAAAGTCTCCTGATTCAATCGTATATGGAGCAGCTTGGCAGTTTTGGCATCATTCCTGCTCAAATATTGCTCACCCGCAATGATTTTTCGAAAAAGGACCGCTATAAAAATGCTTATGCCACAATCCGCGAGCTCCTTGACCGGGGCATCCTGCCAATCATCAATGAAAACGACACGGTTTCAGTAGAAGAGTTAACCTTTGGCGACAATGACATGCTTTCGGCTCTCGTCAGCGGACTCGTACAAGCAGATCAGCTGATTATTTTGACCGACATCAACGGATTGTATGATTCTAATCCGCGTGAAAATCCATCTGCCAAAAAGTATGATCAGCTTCTCGAAATCACAGATCAAATGATGCAGGGAGCTGGATGTGCAGGTTCACTTGTTGGAACAGGCGGCATGAAGTCCAAGCTCATCGCAGCAAAAACGGCTTTATCTTTAGGCGTGAAAATTTTTATCGGCGCCGGAATGGGTTCAGAGAAATTCATCGAAATCCTTGACGGAAAAGGCGACGGAACGTACATAGGCGGAGATAGCCGTTTCTTCGTCAACAGCAGCAAGCAATGGATCGCCCTGCATTCACTCGTCAGGGGGAAAATCTATGTAGACCAAGGGGCTGAACTTGCATTGACTGCAAACGGAAGAAGTCTTTTGCCGGCAGGCATTTATGACATTACCGGTACGTTTGAAGCAGGAGACGTCGTAGAAGTTTTCGGGACAAACGGTCTGCTCGGGAAAGGAGAAGTACTCTATTCATCAGAAAGTCTGAAACAAGTAATGGGAAAACGAAGCCACGAATTAACGGATGAAATTATCTCTATTGAAGTGATTCACCGCGACCGCTGGGTCAAAGCCTGA
- a CDS encoding glutamate-5-semialdehyde dehydrogenase, with protein MSEVLSKGKAAKAVSYHLIEKTTEEKNTALEKIAQQLEREQDYLITENQKDLDFGRTNGLSDSILDRMLLNKKRIEDMAHAIRLLIKLKDPIGETLETIEKENGLLIQKKRVPLGVIGMIYEARPNVTIDAATLSLKTGNAVILRGSSSSIHSNKALVSVIHRALEQTAIPKEAVQLIEDTSRETAKELFTLNEFLDVLIPRGGKKLIDTVVRESTVPVLETGAGNCHIYIDESADPTMSERIVLNGKTQRPSVCNAIETILIHEKWVNKHGEKLLKELHQRSVEIYGDEQVQSIFPKAKPATEEDWGTEYLALTVSVKTVKGADEAIQHINQYGTKHSEAIITKNDGIAEQFQTRVDAAAVYHNASTRFTDGFEFGYGAEIGISTQKLHARGPMGLPALTSSKYYIFGDGQMRE; from the coding sequence ATGAGCGAAGTACTAAGTAAGGGCAAGGCAGCCAAAGCTGTCAGCTATCATTTAATTGAAAAAACGACTGAAGAAAAAAACACCGCATTAGAAAAAATTGCCCAGCAATTAGAAAGGGAACAAGACTATCTTATCACCGAAAATCAAAAGGATCTTGATTTTGGAAGAACTAATGGCTTATCTGACTCAATCCTTGACCGCATGCTGCTGAACAAAAAGCGCATTGAAGACATGGCACATGCCATCCGTCTCCTGATCAAACTGAAAGACCCAATTGGAGAAACACTTGAAACCATCGAAAAAGAAAACGGCCTTCTTATCCAGAAGAAGCGTGTTCCTCTTGGAGTGATCGGCATGATTTATGAAGCAAGGCCAAACGTCACCATCGACGCCGCAACACTTTCTTTGAAAACAGGAAATGCCGTCATCTTACGAGGCAGCTCATCCTCCATCCATTCAAACAAAGCGCTTGTATCCGTCATCCACCGCGCTCTTGAACAAACGGCAATTCCGAAGGAAGCCGTGCAGCTCATTGAAGACACGAGCAGGGAAACAGCGAAAGAGTTATTCACCCTAAATGAATTCCTGGATGTTTTGATCCCGAGGGGCGGAAAAAAACTGATTGATACAGTAGTTAGAGAATCCACTGTTCCAGTCCTTGAAACAGGCGCAGGCAACTGTCATATATATATTGATGAATCAGCAGATCCAACAATGTCTGAACGGATCGTATTAAACGGAAAAACACAGCGTCCATCCGTGTGCAATGCCATTGAAACGATTTTGATTCATGAAAAATGGGTGAACAAACATGGAGAAAAACTGTTGAAAGAACTTCACCAGCGATCAGTTGAAATCTATGGCGATGAACAGGTCCAATCTATTTTTCCAAAAGCAAAACCAGCCACTGAAGAAGACTGGGGCACAGAATATTTAGCACTTACCGTTAGTGTAAAGACAGTAAAAGGTGCAGATGAAGCCATTCAGCATATCAATCAGTACGGAACGAAACACTCTGAAGCTATCATTACAAAAAATGATGGAATCGCAGAACAGTTTCAGACACGGGTAGATGCCGCCGCTGTTTATCATAATGCATCAACCCGATTTACGGATGGTTTTGAATTTGGGTATGGAGCTGAAATCGGCATCAGCACGCAAAAACTGCATGCCAGGGGGCCGATGGGACTGCCTGCGCTTACCTCCAGCAAGTATTATATTTTTGGAGATGGACAGATGAGAGAGTAA
- a CDS encoding NTP transferase domain-containing protein produces the protein MKGVILAGGTGSRLGPLTKVMNKHLLPVGRYPMIYWPILKLKEAGIHEILIVTNKQHLVLFEKLLGQGEDLNVSLIYQIQEKQGGGAADALMTASHFTKGEKFVALLGDNIFEDSLIPFVNAFQHQGPGARVLLKEVQDPSPYGVAQIDHKLNQIVTIEEKPQNPLSSYCVTGIYMYDHKVFQFIQSLRPSWRNELEITDVNNLYIKQNQLHFDFLKGWWIDAGTHESLFQANQLVYKAGEGS, from the coding sequence ATGAAAGGGGTTATTTTAGCAGGGGGCACTGGCTCGCGTCTGGGCCCGCTGACGAAAGTTATGAATAAACATCTGCTTCCAGTCGGAAGGTATCCGATGATCTACTGGCCCATCCTAAAGTTAAAGGAAGCAGGGATTCACGAAATACTGATCGTAACGAATAAACAGCATCTCGTTTTATTTGAAAAATTACTTGGGCAGGGAGAAGATTTAAACGTTTCGCTTATTTATCAGATTCAGGAAAAGCAAGGCGGAGGAGCAGCAGATGCACTTATGACAGCATCTCATTTCACTAAAGGTGAAAAGTTTGTGGCGCTGCTTGGTGATAATATATTTGAAGATTCATTAATTCCTTTCGTTAATGCATTTCAGCATCAGGGGCCTGGCGCAAGAGTGCTGCTGAAGGAAGTACAAGATCCATCTCCTTACGGAGTTGCGCAGATTGACCACAAATTAAATCAAATCGTTACGATTGAAGAAAAGCCTCAGAACCCGCTCTCTTCATATTGTGTGACCGGAATATATATGTACGATCATAAGGTGTTTCAATTTATACAAAGCCTTCGTCCTTCATGGAGGAATGAATTAGAAATAACCGATGTTAATAATTTATATATCAAACAAAATCAGCTTCATTTTGATTTCCTCAAAGGATGGTGGATTGATGCAGGAACGCACGAATCCCTTTTCCAAGCAAATCAACTTGTATATAAAGCAGGCGAAGGAAGCTGA